A region from the Hyalangium minutum genome encodes:
- a CDS encoding Kelch repeat-containing protein — protein sequence MPHPSHCFRSPSSHLLLALTLALLTSCSPPSEIGSAQFVVSVPQALSASISRVSVTASAADFPSFSVDLASSNGSWGGLLGNLAAGSNRSFLAQAFDASGTKLYEGSASGVSIAADQTALVAITLQQVNAPPPFQNAAPVIDSLTASSTSVAAGGSLSLQASAHDPNAGDTLSYAWSSTSGSFSSASAASTSWIAPASSGTQTLTFTATDSRGLASRVSLTINVTPSGGHGDAQISISFNTSPVVASISATASQLAVGQSTSASASASDSDGDSLSYSWSASCAGTWTNASSSSAQFTPSAVPTGSCNNCDLTVSVSDGRGGQTTGTLALCVSPPSSSHVSPVITSFYRSSNTATPGQVLTFDVSASDPEGSALSFSWTATSGSLGTPAHTASSSRITWTAPSCASSLSPPSITATVTNAFNLTAAKSFTVTGLPSCGWTSTGFMTEGRSGHASTLLLSGKVLVTGGAIVLAGRATAEVYDPDAGTWSTTRSMISARFVHTATLLPNGKVLVAGGYDRGYMATAEVYDPATGTWSATGSMATPRGYHTATLLPNGKVLVAGGWFTGPGPLTSVEVYDPASGTWSTVASMPSAHGEHTATLLNNGNLLVAGGHLDGHRSNAHAAVEVYDPAANSWSTTAPMTSRRGGHAAALLANGKVLVTGGTHGGSALAAAEVYDPASGTWSAAGSMLSSRDMHKATRLPNGQILVTGGQNGSYLATAELFDPASGSWSAAPLMASTRREHTATLLNNGKVLISGGYNGGYLTAAELYTP from the coding sequence ATGCCCCATCCCTCTCACTGTTTCCGCTCCCCTTCTTCCCACTTGCTGCTGGCGCTGACGCTGGCACTGCTCACGAGCTGCTCGCCCCCTTCGGAGATCGGCTCGGCTCAGTTTGTCGTCTCGGTGCCTCAAGCCCTCTCCGCCTCCATCTCCCGCGTCTCGGTCACAGCCAGCGCCGCCGACTTCCCCTCCTTCTCGGTGGATCTGGCTTCCTCCAATGGCTCCTGGGGCGGACTGCTGGGCAACCTCGCCGCGGGCTCCAACCGTTCCTTCCTCGCGCAGGCCTTCGATGCCTCCGGCACCAAGCTCTACGAGGGCTCCGCCTCGGGCGTCTCCATCGCCGCGGACCAGACCGCGCTGGTCGCCATCACCCTCCAGCAGGTCAATGCGCCGCCTCCCTTCCAGAACGCGGCGCCCGTCATCGACTCGCTGACGGCCTCCTCCACCTCCGTGGCCGCAGGCGGCTCCCTCTCTCTTCAGGCCTCCGCGCATGATCCGAACGCGGGCGACACGCTCTCCTACGCCTGGTCCTCCACCTCCGGCTCCTTCTCCTCGGCTTCCGCAGCTTCCACCTCGTGGATCGCTCCGGCCTCTTCCGGCACTCAGACCCTCACCTTCACCGCCACGGACTCCCGAGGCCTTGCCTCTCGCGTCTCTCTGACCATTAACGTCACCCCGAGCGGGGGGCACGGGGACGCTCAGATCTCCATCTCCTTCAACACCTCTCCCGTCGTCGCCTCCATCAGCGCCACCGCTTCTCAGCTGGCTGTGGGACAAAGCACCTCCGCCTCCGCCTCCGCCTCGGACTCGGACGGCGACAGCCTCTCCTACTCCTGGAGTGCCTCCTGTGCAGGCACCTGGACCAACGCCTCCTCCAGCTCCGCCCAGTTCACTCCCTCCGCTGTGCCCACGGGCTCCTGTAACAACTGCGACCTCACCGTCTCTGTCTCTGACGGCCGCGGCGGGCAGACCACCGGCACCCTCGCCCTGTGCGTCTCCCCTCCTTCCTCCAGCCACGTCAGTCCCGTTATCACCTCCTTCTATCGCTCCTCGAACACCGCCACGCCCGGCCAGGTGCTCACCTTTGATGTGAGCGCCAGCGACCCCGAGGGCTCCGCGCTCTCCTTCTCCTGGACGGCCACCTCCGGCTCGCTGGGTACCCCCGCCCACACGGCCTCCTCCAGCCGCATCACCTGGACAGCGCCCTCCTGTGCCTCTTCCCTCTCGCCCCCGAGCATCACCGCCACCGTCACCAATGCCTTCAACCTGACGGCCGCGAAGAGCTTCACCGTCACGGGGCTACCGTCCTGTGGGTGGACCTCGACGGGCTTCATGACCGAGGGGCGCTCTGGGCACGCATCCACCCTGCTCCTCTCTGGCAAGGTGCTCGTCACGGGCGGAGCCATTGTCCTCGCCGGAAGGGCCACGGCGGAGGTGTACGACCCGGACGCGGGCACCTGGAGCACCACGCGTTCCATGATCTCCGCCCGCTTTGTCCACACGGCGACGCTGCTGCCCAATGGCAAAGTGCTCGTCGCGGGGGGATACGACCGGGGCTACATGGCGACGGCAGAGGTGTACGACCCGGCCACGGGCACCTGGAGCGCGACGGGCTCCATGGCCACGCCTCGTGGCTACCACACGGCGACGCTGCTTCCGAACGGCAAGGTGCTCGTCGCGGGGGGATGGTTCACAGGCCCAGGCCCCCTCACGTCGGTGGAGGTGTACGACCCCGCCTCGGGCACCTGGAGCACTGTCGCCTCGATGCCCTCCGCCCACGGCGAGCACACGGCGACCCTGCTGAACAACGGCAATCTCCTGGTCGCTGGCGGACACCTCGATGGGCATCGGAGCAACGCCCACGCGGCGGTGGAGGTGTACGACCCGGCTGCGAACTCCTGGAGCACGACCGCTCCCATGACTTCGCGACGTGGGGGCCACGCGGCGGCGCTTCTGGCCAACGGCAAGGTCCTCGTCACAGGGGGAACCCACGGTGGCAGCGCTCTGGCGGCGGCGGAGGTGTACGACCCGGCCTCAGGCACCTGGAGCGCTGCGGGCTCCATGCTCTCCTCGCGTGACATGCACAAAGCGACGCGGCTGCCCAACGGCCAGATTCTCGTCACAGGGGGCCAAAACGGGAGCTATCTCGCGACAGCGGAGCTGTTTGACCCGGCTTCAGGCTCCTGGAGTGCAGCCCCCCTCATGGCTTCCACTCGCCGCGAGCACACCGCGACGCTGCTGAACAACGGCAAGGTGCTCATCTCCGGCGGATACAACGGCGGCTATCTCACGGCGGCGGAGCTGTACACGCCCTGA
- a CDS encoding Kelch repeat-containing protein, whose product MPIHPRRSCLAGALLLSVFACTPSQPTGSVQFAASTQQALSASDVTRVKVTVSASDMSSLVVDMAQTNGSWGGLIGNIPAGTHRSFLAEAFDTSGTLRFQGSTSAVTITANQTTAVALTLQELALPPPYSNEAPIIDSLVASSTSVQAGGSLSLTATLHDPNAGDTLTLAWTTSGGTFSAPAAATTSWTAPASPGLQTFTFTVTDSQGAAVSVSLTVNVVSGASTGNAALNVSFNLWPVVSKVSASLNRLDAGQSTTVSALASDTDGDALSYQWTASCPGTWTNATSSAASFVPSSVPAGACNNCRLTVTVQDGRGGQTTGSLNLCVASSSTEHFLPTFTHFYQSAPSASPGQTVSFGVTAMDSQASSLTFTWTANTGSLAVAQNTASTSQVHWTAPACAVTGVPPTVTATVTNAFGLSATIPFSPPGLPTCTPGWATTGALAAARSGSTATLLPSGKVLITGGYNGGALATAELYDPGSGTWSTLSPMISPRGSHTATLLPNGKVLVAGGNNGDAIAAAEVYDPASNTWSATAPMLSRRDGPSATLLANGKVLVAGGWIRSPLASAEVYDPASGTWSAVGSMSSPHWAHKATLLPNGKVLVTGGSLSGNMNASDAAADVYDPATGTWSATASMTSPRIGHTATLLTNGKVLVTGGYGGTYFATAEVYDPAAGTWSATASMASPHVWHTATLLTNSKVLIAGGSTAEVYDPATGTWSAAGSLASARESHTATLLTNGKVLVSGGATHGSLAAELYTP is encoded by the coding sequence ATGCCCATCCACCCACGGCGCTCCTGTCTGGCAGGAGCGCTGCTGCTCTCCGTCTTTGCCTGCACCCCCTCTCAGCCCACGGGCTCCGTTCAGTTCGCGGCCTCTACCCAGCAGGCGCTCTCCGCCAGTGACGTCACCCGCGTCAAGGTGACGGTCTCTGCTTCGGACATGTCCTCTCTCGTCGTCGACATGGCCCAAACAAACGGCTCCTGGGGCGGCCTCATCGGCAACATTCCCGCGGGCACCCACCGCTCGTTCCTCGCAGAGGCCTTTGACACCTCGGGCACCCTGCGCTTCCAGGGCTCCACCTCCGCCGTCACCATCACCGCCAACCAGACCACCGCTGTCGCTCTCACGCTTCAGGAGCTGGCTCTCCCTCCGCCCTACTCCAATGAGGCGCCGATCATCGACTCCCTCGTCGCCTCCTCGACTTCTGTCCAGGCCGGTGGCTCTCTTTCCCTCACCGCCACGCTTCATGATCCCAACGCTGGGGACACCCTCACCCTGGCGTGGACGACCTCCGGCGGCACCTTCTCCGCGCCCGCCGCCGCCACCACTTCCTGGACGGCCCCGGCCTCCCCCGGCCTCCAAACCTTCACCTTCACCGTGACGGACTCTCAGGGGGCAGCCGTCTCCGTTTCTCTGACTGTCAACGTCGTCTCCGGTGCCTCCACCGGCAATGCGGCCCTCAACGTCTCCTTCAACCTGTGGCCGGTGGTCTCCAAGGTCTCTGCCTCTCTCAACCGCCTGGATGCGGGACAGTCCACCACCGTCTCCGCGCTGGCCTCGGATACGGATGGCGATGCGCTCTCCTATCAGTGGACGGCCTCCTGCCCGGGAACCTGGACGAATGCGACCTCGAGTGCCGCATCCTTCGTCCCCTCCTCCGTGCCAGCAGGCGCCTGCAACAACTGCCGGCTCACCGTCACCGTTCAAGACGGCCGAGGAGGACAGACCACCGGCTCGCTCAACCTCTGTGTCGCCTCTTCCTCCACCGAGCACTTCCTTCCCACTTTCACCCACTTCTATCAGTCCGCCCCCTCCGCCTCTCCAGGCCAGACGGTCTCCTTTGGCGTCACCGCCATGGACTCCCAGGCCAGTTCCCTGACGTTCACCTGGACGGCCAACACCGGCTCGCTGGCCGTAGCGCAGAACACCGCCAGCACCAGCCAGGTCCATTGGACGGCCCCTGCCTGCGCGGTGACGGGTGTTCCTCCCACCGTCACTGCCACCGTCACCAATGCCTTTGGCCTCTCGGCCACCATCCCCTTCTCTCCCCCAGGCCTGCCGACGTGCACGCCCGGCTGGGCCACCACGGGCGCCCTGGCCGCAGCCCGCTCGGGCTCCACAGCCACTCTGCTCCCTTCTGGCAAGGTGCTCATCACGGGGGGCTACAACGGTGGCGCCCTCGCGACGGCAGAACTGTACGACCCGGGCTCGGGCACCTGGAGCACCCTCAGCCCCATGATTTCGCCTCGCGGGTCCCACACGGCGACGCTGCTCCCCAATGGCAAGGTCCTCGTCGCGGGGGGCAACAACGGTGACGCCATCGCGGCGGCCGAAGTGTATGACCCGGCTTCGAATACCTGGAGCGCGACCGCCCCCATGCTCTCGCGTCGCGATGGCCCCTCGGCGACGCTGCTGGCCAATGGCAAGGTGCTCGTCGCAGGGGGATGGATTCGAAGCCCTCTCGCATCGGCGGAGGTGTACGACCCGGCCTCGGGCACCTGGAGCGCGGTCGGCTCCATGAGCTCACCCCACTGGGCCCACAAGGCGACGCTGCTGCCCAACGGCAAGGTGCTCGTCACGGGGGGTTCCCTCAGTGGGAATATGAACGCCAGCGACGCGGCGGCGGACGTGTACGACCCGGCCACGGGCACCTGGAGCGCGACCGCCTCGATGACCTCGCCCCGTATCGGCCACACGGCGACGCTGTTGACCAACGGCAAGGTGCTCGTCACGGGGGGATACGGCGGCACCTACTTCGCGACGGCAGAGGTATATGACCCGGCCGCTGGCACCTGGAGCGCCACGGCCTCCATGGCCTCACCTCACGTCTGGCACACGGCGACGCTGCTGACCAACAGCAAGGTGCTCATCGCGGGGGGCTCGACGGCGGAGGTGTACGACCCGGCCACGGGCACCTGGAGCGCCGCAGGCTCTCTGGCCTCAGCTCGCGAGTCCCACACGGCCACGCTGCTGACCAACGGCAAGGTGCTCGTCTCCGGAGGAGCCACCCATGGCTCCCTTGCGGCGGAGCTGTACACGCCCTGA